The Psychrosphaera ytuae genome includes a region encoding these proteins:
- the cysB gene encoding HTH-type transcriptional regulator CysB: protein MKLQQLRYIVEVENHNLNVSATAESLYTSQPGISKQVRMLEDELGVQIFGRSGKHLTHVSPSGKEIIELARDILSKVDSIKQVAREHTLPDQGTLNVATTHTQARYALPSVIKGFMEKFPKVSLHMHQGTPSQISDAAAKGDADFAIATEALHLYNDLVMLPCYHWNRSIVVKKDHPLAKLTTPITVEDVAEYSLVTYVFGFTGRSELDVAFTEKGLKPKIVFTATDADVIKTYVRLGVGVGVVATMAMDESDTDLVAIDASHLFQASTTKIGFRKGSFLRTYMYDFIERFAPHLTRDVVEKACLLKNQEEVDKMFEKVPLPVR from the coding sequence ATGAAACTGCAACAGTTGCGTTATATCGTCGAAGTCGAAAATCACAACTTAAATGTATCTGCAACGGCAGAGAGTTTGTATACATCTCAACCAGGGATCAGTAAACAGGTTAGAATGCTGGAAGATGAGTTGGGCGTGCAAATATTTGGTCGTTCGGGAAAGCATTTAACTCATGTATCGCCGTCAGGAAAAGAAATCATCGAGCTAGCTCGTGATATTCTGAGTAAAGTTGATAGCATCAAGCAAGTGGCCCGTGAACATACACTTCCAGACCAAGGTACCCTGAATGTCGCAACGACTCACACACAAGCTCGTTATGCGCTTCCGTCAGTCATCAAAGGCTTTATGGAAAAGTTTCCTAAAGTATCGTTACATATGCATCAAGGTACCCCTTCGCAAATTTCAGATGCGGCTGCCAAAGGCGATGCAGATTTTGCAATAGCGACAGAGGCGTTACATTTATATAACGATTTAGTCATGTTGCCTTGCTATCATTGGAACCGTTCGATCGTGGTGAAAAAAGATCACCCACTCGCTAAGCTTACGACTCCGATTACGGTCGAAGACGTTGCCGAGTATTCTTTGGTGACTTACGTGTTTGGTTTTACAGGTCGCTCTGAGTTAGATGTAGCGTTCACCGAAAAAGGTTTAAAACCAAAGATAGTGTTTACCGCAACGGACGCAGACGTGATTAAAACATATGTTCGATTGGGAGTAGGAGTGGGGGTAGTTGCAACCATGGCGATGGATGAGTCTGATACAGATTTAGTGGCGATTGATGCATCTCATTTGTTCCAAGCTTCCACTACTAAAATTGGCTTTAGAAAGGGCAGTTTTTTAAGAACTTACATGTATGACTTTATTGAGCGTTTTGCGCCACACTTAACTCGGGATGTAGTTGAAAAAGCATGTTTGCTGAAAAACCAAGAAGAAGTAGACAAGATGTTTGAAAAGGTTCCTTTACCAGTGCGTTAG
- a CDS encoding GNAT family N-acetyltransferase — MFWISPHNQEHQREINKFYKQHKQNVSANNADRVFVARMENSNNLIGVLILRNYENESNHPIWLLRSVYITPRMRRLGIASEIIKEATSSLKTNVYTICDAELIRLYEGVGFLVTTEIPYALTNLLNKKSLTLMVKLPFDSEQVEVF, encoded by the coding sequence GTGTTTTGGATTAGCCCCCATAACCAAGAACACCAAAGAGAGATCAACAAGTTTTACAAACAGCACAAGCAAAATGTGAGTGCCAACAACGCTGACCGGGTTTTTGTTGCGCGTATGGAAAATAGCAATAACCTGATAGGTGTGCTGATCCTGCGAAATTATGAGAATGAAAGTAATCATCCCATTTGGTTATTGAGAAGTGTCTATATAACGCCGCGAATGAGACGCTTAGGTATTGCGTCCGAGATCATAAAAGAAGCGACCTCATCTTTAAAAACCAACGTATATACAATATGTGATGCTGAATTAATTAGATTGTATGAAGGCGTTGGATTTTTAGTTACAACAGAAATACCTTATGCATTAACCAACCTTTTAAACAAAAAAAGCTTAACCTTGATGGTTAAGCTTCCTTTTGATTCTGAGCAAGTAGAAGTCTTTTAA
- a CDS encoding electron transfer flavoprotein subunit alpha/FixB family protein: MSILLIAEHDNNELKQDTLKAAHAASLMGSDITILVAGHNCAAVADSAAKIANVSKVLLADDSAYEYGLAENISKLVVGLSGDYSHIVAPATTTGKNFMPRVAALLDVEQVSDIIAVESSDTFKRPIYAGNAIATVQSEYAKKVITVRAAAFDKAELTGSASVETIESAGDAGISSFVGQELTESERPELTAANVVISGGRGMQNGENFSLLEGIADKLGAAVGASRAAVDAGFVPNDMQVGQTGKIVAPDLYIAVGISGAIQHLAGMKDSKVIVAINKDPEAPIFQVADYGLEADLFEALPELESKL; this comes from the coding sequence ATGAGCATTTTATTAATTGCCGAACACGACAATAACGAATTAAAGCAAGATACGCTTAAAGCTGCACACGCTGCGTCTCTTATGGGATCGGATATTACAATTTTGGTAGCGGGTCACAATTGTGCAGCCGTTGCAGATTCTGCAGCTAAAATTGCCAATGTTTCAAAAGTGCTGTTAGCCGATGATAGTGCATACGAGTACGGCTTAGCTGAAAATATCAGCAAGCTTGTAGTGGGCTTGTCCGGCGACTACTCACACATTGTTGCACCAGCGACAACGACAGGTAAAAACTTTATGCCTCGTGTAGCTGCGTTACTCGATGTCGAACAAGTTTCAGATATTATCGCTGTGGAAAGCTCTGATACGTTTAAGCGCCCTATATACGCAGGCAATGCCATTGCAACAGTGCAATCTGAGTATGCTAAAAAAGTAATTACTGTTCGAGCCGCAGCTTTCGACAAAGCTGAATTAACAGGTTCAGCGTCAGTAGAGACAATCGAATCAGCAGGTGACGCTGGTATTTCATCTTTTGTTGGTCAAGAGCTAACTGAGTCTGAGCGTCCTGAGCTAACTGCTGCGAACGTTGTTATCTCTGGCGGACGTGGTATGCAAAACGGTGAGAACTTCTCATTGTTGGAAGGTATTGCTGATAAACTTGGTGCTGCGGTTGGTGCATCACGTGCTGCGGTTGACGCTGGTTTTGTTCCTAATGACATGCAAGTCGGTCAAACCGGTAAGATTGTTGCTCCAGACCTTTATATCGCTGTTGGTATTTCAGGTGCAATTCAACATCTTGCGGGTATGAAAGACTCTAAGGTTATTGTTGCAATCAACAAAGATCCAGAAGCGCCTATTTTCCAAGTGGCGGATTACGGTCTTGAAGCAGACTTATTCGAAGCTTTACCTGAGTTAGAAAGTAAACTTTAA
- a CDS encoding electron transfer flavoprotein subunit beta/FixA family protein: MKILVPIKRVIDYNVKARVKADNTDVDLANVKMAMNPFCEIAVEEAVRLKEQGKAEEIVVVSIGDKACQEQLRTALALGADRAIQIESDKKLGSLQVAKVLKNLVEKEQPQLVILGKQSIDSDNNQTGQMLAALTDLPQGTFASKVELDGDKVAVTREVDGGLQTVSLNLPAIVTTDLRLNEPRYASLPNIMKAKRKPLEVIALDDLGIDTSSKLTQLRVEEPAQREGGAMVASVEELVEKLKNEAKVIS; this comes from the coding sequence ATGAAAATCCTAGTGCCTATTAAAAGGGTCATAGATTACAACGTAAAAGCACGCGTTAAAGCTGACAACACAGATGTTGATCTCGCTAATGTCAAAATGGCGATGAACCCTTTCTGTGAAATTGCAGTCGAAGAAGCGGTACGTTTAAAAGAACAGGGCAAAGCAGAAGAAATCGTTGTGGTTTCTATCGGTGATAAAGCTTGTCAAGAGCAGTTACGTACAGCATTAGCCCTCGGTGCTGACCGCGCTATCCAAATTGAATCAGACAAAAAGCTAGGTTCATTGCAGGTTGCTAAAGTACTTAAAAACTTAGTAGAAAAAGAGCAACCACAACTGGTTATTTTAGGTAAACAATCTATTGATTCAGACAACAACCAAACTGGCCAAATGTTAGCTGCATTAACTGACCTTCCTCAGGGCACGTTTGCGTCTAAAGTTGAATTAGACGGTGACAAAGTAGCGGTAACTCGTGAAGTAGATGGTGGTTTACAAACGGTTTCTCTAAATCTTCCTGCGATTGTAACAACGGACCTTCGTTTGAATGAACCTCGTTATGCATCTTTACCAAATATCATGAAAGCAAAACGCAAGCCTCTTGAAGTTATTGCATTAGATGACTTAGGAATTGATACATCGAGCAAATTGACACAACTGCGAGTAGAAGAGCCTGCACAGCGCGAAGGCGGTGCAATGGTCGCATCAGTTGAAGAATTAGTTGAAAAGCTTAAAAACGAAGCAAAGGTGATCTCATGA
- a CDS encoding acyl-CoA thioesterase, translating into MHKPKRSVEFRFLAEPMDVNFGGKVHGGIVMKWIDQAAYACAAGWSGKYCITVSVGAIRFVRPVLVGNLVTVEAKVVHTGNSSMHIYVSVQATDPKQNDPQETNHCIITFIAVDADGDKVLVEPWQPQTEEDKKLQDYAINMKELSIEAEKRLKQA; encoded by the coding sequence ATGCATAAACCAAAAAGAAGTGTTGAGTTTCGTTTTTTAGCAGAACCAATGGACGTGAATTTCGGTGGTAAAGTCCATGGTGGAATCGTAATGAAATGGATTGATCAGGCCGCTTATGCTTGTGCCGCAGGTTGGAGCGGAAAATATTGTATAACGGTTTCTGTTGGTGCAATTAGGTTTGTACGGCCTGTTTTAGTTGGCAACCTAGTTACTGTAGAAGCCAAAGTTGTGCACACGGGGAATTCCAGTATGCACATTTACGTCAGTGTACAAGCGACTGACCCCAAACAAAATGATCCTCAAGAGACCAATCATTGCATCATCACCTTTATTGCAGTTGATGCCGATGGTGATAAAGTGCTTGTCGAGCCTTGGCAACCACAAACAGAAGAAGACAAAAAGCTTCAAGACTATGCGATCAATATGAAAGAGTTATCTATCGAAGCCGAAAAAAGGTTAAAACAAGCTTAG
- a CDS encoding class I SAM-dependent methyltransferase → MKPALGYRWVLPLSQWQNIPAGELLLKAESTIINERLQYCFGQHLLKVGALSCDVQTPQSLINHQINLNSEYSRSSNVGVVSEFDEMAFQSNSIDAAVVSHVIEFCADPHQVLRELHRVLLPNGNMIISVFNPLSFLFFNKLWFGTQFRQFRQGRFFTIGRIKDWMSLLGFEVIDEQSLFYSRLGQSGQELDLGTWPKLVKSIMPWASAVTVLTVKKREWPLTPVRPRLRYKTVFNPSVGRPSVNTKTSG, encoded by the coding sequence TTGAAACCCGCACTTGGTTATCGGTGGGTTCTGCCTTTATCGCAGTGGCAAAATATACCTGCCGGAGAATTGCTGTTAAAGGCTGAATCAACAATTATCAACGAACGATTACAATATTGCTTTGGCCAACACCTACTAAAGGTTGGGGCACTCAGTTGTGACGTACAGACCCCTCAAAGCCTTATTAATCATCAAATTAATTTGAACTCGGAGTATAGTCGCAGTTCGAATGTTGGGGTAGTTTCGGAGTTTGATGAAATGGCTTTTCAAAGCAATAGCATAGATGCCGCTGTTGTAAGTCATGTTATTGAGTTTTGTGCCGATCCACATCAAGTGTTGCGTGAGTTGCATCGAGTGTTATTACCCAACGGCAACATGATTATCAGTGTTTTTAATCCTTTGTCTTTTTTATTTTTTAATAAATTGTGGTTTGGGACTCAGTTCCGCCAATTTCGCCAAGGCCGGTTTTTCACAATAGGCAGAATAAAAGATTGGATGAGCCTATTGGGATTTGAGGTTATTGACGAACAATCTTTATTTTATTCTCGACTAGGCCAGTCAGGACAAGAGCTCGATTTGGGTACTTGGCCTAAGCTTGTCAAATCCATTATGCCTTGGGCAAGTGCGGTTACTGTATTAACAGTAAAAAAGCGAGAGTGGCCTCTAACGCCAGTGCGTCCAAGGCTTCGTTATAAAACCGTGTTTAATCCAAGTGTAGGCCGTCCCAGCGTTAATACCAAAACGTCAGGCTAA
- the gloB gene encoding hydroxyacylglutathione hydrolase encodes MSNIVRIPAFTDNYIWLSVDDKGNALVVDPGDARPVIDYLEHRQFNLTDILITHHHQDHIGGVDELTKAYPNVNVFGPATERFPMVTVPCQALDDIEPISGDHSYRVLEVPGHTTDHIAFYSAPNLFIGDTLFSAGCGRLFEGTPQQMLTSLTKLLTLPGDTKIYCAHEYTQANIEFAINVTPYNKQLLSYKQQVEMLRKAGAATIPTILATEKLINPFLRTHQEDVIEGIRKKFDLKEETSQLEIFTKLRAWKDTY; translated from the coding sequence ATGAGTAATATAGTAAGAATTCCGGCTTTTACAGACAATTACATTTGGTTGTCAGTGGATGATAAAGGAAATGCCTTGGTTGTTGATCCAGGTGATGCTCGTCCAGTAATTGATTATCTAGAGCATCGTCAGTTTAATTTAACCGATATCTTGATCACTCATCACCACCAAGATCACATAGGCGGGGTTGATGAATTAACCAAGGCCTACCCAAACGTCAATGTATTCGGCCCTGCCACAGAACGGTTTCCAATGGTTACCGTTCCCTGCCAGGCCCTCGACGATATCGAACCAATTTCAGGGGATCACAGTTATCGAGTGCTTGAAGTCCCAGGTCATACTACCGACCATATTGCATTTTATAGTGCACCTAATTTATTTATTGGTGATACCCTATTTTCGGCTGGTTGTGGGCGACTATTTGAGGGTACACCACAGCAAATGTTAACCTCGTTAACAAAGTTACTCACCCTTCCTGGCGATACAAAAATATATTGTGCCCACGAATACACCCAAGCTAATATCGAATTTGCTATTAATGTAACGCCATACAACAAACAGCTGTTGTCTTATAAGCAGCAAGTTGAAATGTTACGAAAGGCCGGTGCAGCAACGATTCCAACTATATTGGCAACAGAAAAGCTGATTAACCCATTCCTACGAACTCACCAAGAGGACGTCATAGAGGGGATCCGCAAAAAGTTTGACCTTAAAGAAGAGACCAGTCAGCTAGAAATTTTTACTAAACTCAGGGCTTGGAAAGACACATATTAA
- a CDS encoding lytic transglycosylase, which yields MNKITFVVTATLFSLSGCQSTEQGLPLFASSAPDATTNTPVNTNEASPSDIVDALTLAALETEIGANLDDEPHAEFDDVWDRIAYQLSIEIPQNRQVVTERNWYAKHQSYITRVGKRAEPFLHFIVEEIEKREMPIELALLPIVESAFDPFAYSHGRASGLWQFIPGTGNRFKLKQTWWYDGRRDVVAATRAALDYLSFLHKTLDGDWLNAIAAYNSGEGRVLRAIKRNRKKHLPTDFWSLDLPKETTAYVPKLLALADLLKRSEEFDITWYPIKNEPHIAIVDAHKQIDIAKAAELADMELNDLHQLNPGYNQWATDPNGPHKFIVPIEKAEAFQASVDNLTDQERMAWTRYLVRSGDTLGGIASKYKVSVETLRDINKIKGNIIRVNQPLMVPTSAKSLKQYTLTASNRLAKTQNKKRGSQKLTHIVKSGDTLWDISRAYKVNHRSLAKWNGMAPTDPLKPGKKLVIWTKNPSTDKDSGIVRKVTYKVRNGDSLARIAQKFKVKVQDIAKWNQLDTKKYLQPGQALKLFVDVTRS from the coding sequence ATAAACAAAATAACATTTGTTGTGACCGCCACCCTATTTTCTCTAAGCGGCTGTCAAAGTACTGAACAAGGCCTTCCGCTTTTTGCCTCGTCAGCACCCGATGCAACAACAAACACTCCTGTAAATACTAATGAAGCAAGCCCTTCCGATATCGTTGATGCATTGACATTAGCAGCTTTAGAAACTGAAATTGGCGCAAACCTAGACGATGAGCCTCACGCCGAGTTCGACGATGTTTGGGACCGTATTGCTTATCAGCTTTCAATTGAAATCCCGCAAAACCGCCAAGTTGTCACCGAGCGTAATTGGTATGCCAAACACCAAAGTTATATAACTCGAGTCGGTAAGCGTGCTGAGCCGTTTTTACATTTTATCGTTGAAGAAATTGAAAAACGCGAAATGCCGATTGAATTGGCGTTATTGCCAATCGTAGAAAGTGCCTTTGACCCATTTGCATATTCTCATGGTCGTGCATCAGGGCTCTGGCAATTTATACCTGGTACAGGCAACCGCTTTAAACTAAAACAAACCTGGTGGTACGACGGACGTCGCGACGTTGTCGCAGCGACTCGAGCAGCGTTGGATTACTTATCGTTTTTACATAAAACTCTGGACGGTGACTGGCTTAATGCCATCGCAGCCTATAACTCTGGTGAAGGTCGAGTTTTACGCGCAATTAAACGCAATCGCAAAAAACACTTACCAACGGATTTTTGGTCACTTGATTTACCAAAAGAAACCACTGCGTATGTACCAAAACTACTAGCGTTAGCCGATTTATTAAAGCGTTCTGAAGAGTTTGATATCACTTGGTATCCAATTAAAAATGAGCCACACATTGCGATTGTTGACGCGCACAAACAAATCGACATCGCAAAAGCCGCAGAGTTAGCAGATATGGAGTTGAACGACTTACATCAGCTTAACCCCGGTTATAATCAATGGGCAACGGACCCTAACGGCCCGCACAAATTTATTGTTCCAATTGAAAAGGCCGAAGCATTTCAAGCGTCGGTTGACAACCTGACCGACCAAGAGCGAATGGCTTGGACTCGCTACTTAGTTCGTTCTGGTGATACCTTAGGCGGCATCGCTTCAAAGTATAAAGTGTCTGTAGAAACCCTAAGAGACATCAACAAGATCAAGGGCAATATCATCAGAGTCAACCAACCTCTGATGGTTCCTACTTCTGCAAAGTCACTTAAGCAATACACTTTAACGGCAAGTAACCGCCTAGCCAAAACTCAAAATAAAAAACGTGGCAGTCAAAAGCTGACTCATATTGTTAAAAGTGGTGATACGCTTTGGGACATCAGCCGAGCTTATAAAGTTAATCACAGAAGTTTAGCAAAGTGGAACGGCATGGCCCCAACCGACCCGTTAAAGCCAGGTAAAAAGTTGGTCATTTGGACTAAAAACCCAAGTACTGATAAAGACTCTGGCATCGTTAGAAAAGTAACGTATAAGGTTCGCAATGGTGATTCACTTGCGCGAATAGCTCAAAAATTTAAAGTTAAAGTTCAAGACATCGCCAAATGGAACCAGTTAGACACTAAGAAATATCTCCAACCGGGCCAAGCGTTAAAACTGTTTGTTGATGTTACACGTAGTTAA
- a CDS encoding Lon protease family protein, with translation MKIKSSFRLEPGRLAPSHDIDKINKILESEHQHDVNFIGQERAQQALEFGLDMTMKGYNLFVMGEPATGRHTLINNHLKQVAKDKETPYEWCYVNNFDEARSPNFIPLSPGDGRRFSKDIDTLIDDILNTFPAAFDNPAFQRKWRNIEQHFNLKYQKAIDDVEIKATQNSVMLVEEKGTVSFAPVHGGKALSDAEFSGLDEKTKQHFFDVISELEEILTETLLELPLWKREMFEAQKKLGRETIESALKPMLKDLEHKYSAELGIVKFVKDMRDTLIELIQDYLSSEADDDKDADEIDVRKVLEEQLKPNVLTRQEPSSGAPIIYEANPTFQNVFGKIEYSSVQGSVYTSYQMVRAGALHKANGGYLLIEADKLIGQPSVWEALKLAIKSHQIKMESPSGEANIVNASSLNPAPIPLDVKVILMGSRELYYLMQEYDSEFNELFRVLADFEHYISLTDKALHGFVQKVKGYAHDHGMVLSGNAVAELLHFSFRQAEHQHKLSARFADVLELVGEAHFFAKRDSKTASAPNTLVKVTQDHVKAALDAKQTRSGQISESFLEDIQEGQILIDTDGFEVGKLNGLTVLEIGDTVFGTPARISATVYAGSNGVVDIEREVELGKAIHSKGVMLLSGYLGNKYAQDFALSFSANIALEQSYGHIDGDSASLGEVCTLLSAITQIPLNQGIAITGSINQHGQVQSIGGVNEKIEGFYKLCVARGLTGQQGVIIPKTNCINLVLSSEVQQAVEKGLFHVYAVEQVDDAMSILTGKVAGEMSLRGRYPRDSVNGIAAQRLRHIADITNHEFGE, from the coding sequence ATGAAGATAAAATCGTCCTTTCGATTGGAACCAGGCCGTTTAGCTCCGTCCCATGACATAGATAAAATCAATAAAATTTTAGAGTCAGAGCACCAACACGATGTCAATTTCATCGGTCAAGAGCGAGCCCAACAAGCATTGGAGTTTGGGTTGGATATGACTATGAAAGGATACAACCTGTTTGTTATGGGTGAACCAGCAACAGGGCGGCATACGTTAATTAACAATCATCTTAAGCAAGTTGCAAAAGATAAAGAAACTCCTTACGAATGGTGTTATGTCAATAATTTTGACGAGGCGCGCTCACCAAACTTTATACCACTGAGCCCCGGAGACGGTCGTCGCTTTAGTAAAGATATTGACACTCTCATTGACGATATTTTAAATACCTTTCCTGCCGCTTTTGACAACCCTGCCTTTCAACGAAAATGGCGTAATATCGAACAGCACTTTAATCTGAAATATCAAAAAGCCATCGACGACGTTGAGATCAAAGCGACTCAAAATAGCGTGATGCTAGTGGAAGAAAAGGGCACTGTTAGTTTTGCTCCGGTTCACGGTGGTAAAGCCTTGTCGGACGCAGAGTTTTCGGGCTTAGATGAAAAGACCAAACAACACTTTTTTGATGTGATAAGCGAGTTAGAAGAAATTTTAACTGAGACGTTACTTGAGCTGCCTCTTTGGAAGCGCGAGATGTTTGAAGCGCAAAAGAAGCTCGGTCGCGAGACGATAGAAAGCGCGCTCAAGCCTATGCTCAAAGATTTAGAACATAAATATAGTGCCGAATTGGGTATCGTGAAGTTTGTGAAAGACATGCGCGATACCTTGATTGAACTTATTCAAGATTACCTGTCTTCAGAAGCCGATGATGACAAAGACGCAGATGAAATTGATGTCAGAAAGGTACTCGAAGAACAGCTCAAGCCAAATGTGCTAACAAGACAAGAACCTTCTTCTGGCGCGCCAATTATTTATGAAGCCAATCCGACCTTTCAAAATGTATTTGGAAAAATTGAATACAGTTCGGTCCAGGGCTCGGTATACACAAGTTATCAAATGGTAAGGGCAGGTGCGCTGCATAAAGCCAATGGCGGCTACCTACTGATAGAAGCGGATAAACTCATTGGACAGCCTTCAGTTTGGGAAGCATTAAAACTAGCGATAAAAAGTCATCAAATTAAAATGGAATCACCCAGTGGTGAAGCCAACATCGTCAATGCATCAAGTTTGAATCCTGCACCTATTCCTCTTGACGTTAAAGTGATCTTGATGGGATCTCGAGAACTGTATTACCTCATGCAAGAGTACGATAGTGAGTTCAACGAGTTGTTTAGGGTATTAGCCGACTTCGAACATTATATTTCACTTACCGATAAGGCATTGCATGGTTTTGTTCAAAAGGTGAAAGGGTATGCGCACGACCACGGAATGGTACTTTCTGGCAATGCGGTTGCCGAACTTCTGCACTTTAGCTTTCGTCAGGCTGAGCACCAACATAAACTGTCAGCCCGCTTTGCTGACGTATTGGAATTAGTGGGTGAAGCACACTTTTTTGCCAAACGAGACAGTAAAACAGCTTCCGCTCCAAACACTTTGGTAAAAGTTACACAGGATCATGTTAAAGCTGCATTAGACGCCAAACAAACTCGTTCTGGTCAGATCAGCGAATCGTTTTTAGAAGACATTCAAGAAGGTCAAATCTTAATCGATACCGACGGTTTTGAAGTGGGTAAGTTGAACGGCTTAACAGTCCTTGAAATTGGCGATACGGTATTTGGCACACCAGCACGGATCTCTGCCACGGTTTATGCAGGCTCAAACGGCGTTGTAGATATTGAGCGAGAGGTAGAGCTTGGCAAGGCAATCCATTCAAAAGGCGTCATGCTATTAAGTGGTTATTTAGGAAATAAATACGCGCAAGATTTTGCCTTATCATTTTCGGCCAATATTGCTCTAGAACAAAGTTATGGTCATATTGATGGTGACAGTGCGAGTCTAGGAGAGGTGTGTACCTTGCTGTCGGCCATTACCCAAATCCCGCTAAATCAGGGCATTGCGATAACCGGCTCGATAAACCAACACGGCCAAGTACAGTCAATTGGCGGGGTTAACGAAAAAATTGAAGGATTCTACAAGCTCTGTGTAGCCCGTGGTTTAACAGGTCAACAAGGGGTTATTATCCCTAAAACCAATTGTATTAATTTAGTACTTAGTTCTGAAGTTCAACAAGCCGTTGAGAAAGGTTTGTTTCATGTTTATGCAGTAGAGCAAGTTGATGACGCTATGAGCATTTTAACCGGCAAGGTAGCGGGTGAAATGTCATTGAGAGGCCGATATCCGAGAGATTCAGTAAACGGTATTGCCGCTCAACGTCTTCGGCACATAGCTGACATTACCAATCACGAGTTTGGAGAATAA